One window of the Sciurus carolinensis chromosome 8, mSciCar1.2, whole genome shotgun sequence genome contains the following:
- the Ahr gene encoding aryl hydrocarbon receptor, which produces MNSSSANITYASRKRRKPVQKTVKPIPAEGIKSNPSKRHRDRLNTELDRLASLLPFPQDVINKLDKLSVLRLSVSYLRAKSFFDVALKSSSTDRNGGQDNCRGKFREGLNLQEGEFLLQALNGFVLVVTTDALVFYASSTIQDYLGFQQSDVIHQSVYELIHTEDRAEFQRQLHWTLNTSQCTDSGQGLDETHGLTQPGVYYSPDQLPPENSSFMERCFICRLRCLLDNSSGFLAMNFQGRLKYLHGQNKKGKDGSILPPQLALFAIATPLQPPSILEIRTKNFIFRTKHKLDFTPTGCDAKGQIVLGYTEAELCSRGSGYQFIHAADMLYCAELHIRMIKTGESGMTVFRLLTKHNGWTWVQSNARLVYKNGRPDYIISTQRPLTDEEGREHLRKRSMTLPFMFTTGEAMLYEMTGPVPPIMDSLPIRTKNSTSGKDCATTSTPDKDSLHPSSILYSMMQQDESVYHYPASSTASFERNTFNESVNEYSNLQSNIVPVGSDNILKHELIGHSQETNPTFSGGHTGFFPDNKNNELYSIMKNLGIDFEDIKRMQNEEFFRTDSSSEVDFRDIDITDEILTYVQDSLNKPTFLSSGYQQQQSVALNPSCMVQEHLQLEQQQHLQHQQKQVVAEPQQQLCQKMKHMQVNGMFANWNSNQPVPCSCPQQDLQQYSVFSDLHGPSQEFPYKSDIDAMPYTQNFVPCNQSVLPQHSKCTQLDFPIGNFEPSLYPTTSNLEDFVTCLQVPENQKHGMNLQSTIATPQTCYAGAMSMYQCQPDPQHTHVDQMQYNPTIPGPQAFLNKFQNGGVLNETYPAELNNLNNAQTTTHLQPLHHPSEARPFPDLPPGGFL; this is translated from the exons agtaAAGCCAATCCCGGCTGAAGGAATCAAGTCAAATCCTTCCAAGCGACATAGAGACCGACTTAATACAGAATTGGACCGTTTGGCTAGCCTGCTGCCTTTTCCACAAGATGTTATTAATAAACTGGACAAACTTTCAGTTCTGAGGCTCAGTGTCAGTTACCTGCGAGCCAAGAGCTTCTTCGATG ttgcattAAAATCCTCTTCCACTGATAGAAATGGAGGCCAGGATAACTGTAGAGGAAAATTCAGAGAAGGCCTGAACTTGCAAGAAGGAGAATTCTTACTACAG gcTCTGAATGGATTTGTATTGGTTGTCACTACAGATGCTTTGGTCTTTTATGCTTCTTCAACTATACAAGATTACCTGGGCTTTCAGCaa tctGATGTCATACATCAGAGTGTGTATGAACTTATCCATACTGAAGACCGAGCTGAATTTCAACGTCAGCTGCACTGGACATTAAACACTTCTCAGTGTACAGACTCTGGACAAGGACTTGATG aaactCATGGCCTCACACAGCCAGGAGTCTATTATAGCCCAGACCaacttcctccagaaaactcTTCCTTTATGGAGAGGTGCTTCATATGCCGGCTAAGGTGTCTGTTGGATAATTCATCTGGTTTTCTG gcAATGAATTTCCAAGGAAGGTTAAAGTATCTTCACGGACAGAACAAGAAAGGGAAAGACGGGTCAATACTTCCTCCTCAGTTGGCTTTGTTTGCAATAGCTACTCCACTTCAACCACCATCCATACTTGAAATTCGAACCAAAAATTTCATCTTTAGAACCAAGCACAAACTAGACTTTACACCTACTGGTTGTGACGCCAA AGGACAGATTGTTTTAGGGTATACTGAAGCAGAGCTGTGTTCAAGAGGATCAGGATATCAGTTTATTCATGCTGCTGATATGCTTTATTGTGCCGAATTACACATTAGGA tgATTAAGACTGGAGAGAGTGGCATGACGGTTTTCAGGCTTCTTACAAAACACAATGGATGGACATGGGTCCAGTCCAATGCACGCTTAGTTTATAAAAATGGAAGACCAGATTATATCATTTCAACCCAGAGACCTCTAAC agatgaagaaggaagggagCATTTACGAAAACGAAGTATGACTCTGCCTTTTATGTTTACTACTGGAGAAGCAATGTTGTACGAGATGACTGGCCCTGTTCCTCCTATAATGGATTCCTTACCAATAAGGACTAAAAACAGCACTAGTGGAAAAGACTGTGCTACCACATCAACTCCAGATAAGGATTCTCTCCATCCCAGTTCCATCCTATATTCCATGATGCAACAAGACGAGTCTGTTTATCACTATCCTGCTTCAAGCACTGCATCTTTTGAAAGAAATACTTTTAATGAATCTGTGAATGAATACAGTAATTTGCAAAGCAATATTGTACCAGTGGGAAGTGATAATATCCTAAAACATGAGCTAATTGGACATTCTCAGGAAACAAACCCAACATTTTCTGGAGGTCACACAGGATTCTTtccagataataaaaataatgagttgTACAGCATTATGAAAAACCTAGGCATTGATTTTGAAGATATCAAACGCATGCAGAATGAAGAATTTTTCAGAACTGACTCTTCTAGTGAGGTTGACTTCAGAGACATTGACATAACAGATGAAATCCTAACATATGTTCAAGATTCTTTAAATAAGCCTACCTTCCTGAGTTCAGGTTACCAACAGCAACAGTCTGTGGCTCTGAACCCAAGCTGTATGGTACAGGAACACCTACAGTTAGAACAGCAGCAGCATCTACAGCACCAGCAAAAGCAAGTAGTAGCAGAGCCACAACAACAACTGTGTCAGAAAATGAAGCATATGCAAGTTAATGGCATGTTTGCAAATTGGAACTCTAACCAGCCTGTGCCTTGCAGTTGTCCTCAGCAAGACCTACAGCAGTACAGTGTCTTTTCAGACTTACATGGGCCAAGTCAAGAGTTTCCCTACAAATCTGACATCGACGCTATGCCTTATACACAGAACTTTGTTCCCTGTAATCAGTCTGTGTTACCACAGCATTCCAAGTGTACACAGTTGGACTTTCCTATAGGAAATTTCGAACCATCCCTATACCCTACTACTTCTAATTTAGAAGATTTTGTCACTTGTTTACAAGTTCCTGAAAACCAAAAGCATGGAATGAATCTTCAGTCAACCATAGCAACTCCTCAGACATGTTATGCTGGGGCCATGTCCATGTATCAGTGCCAGCCAGACCCTCAGCACACCCATGTGGATCAGATGCAGTACAATCCAACAATCCCAGGCCCGCAGGCATTTTTAAACAAG tttcagAATGGAGGCGTTTTAAATGAGACTTATCCAGCTGAATTAAATAACTTAAATAACGCCCAGACCACCACACATCTGCAGCCACTTCATCACCCATCAGAAGCCAGACCTTTCCCTGACTTGCCACCTGGTGGATTCCTATAA